Sequence from the Synergistaceae bacterium DZ-S4 genome:
GGAGGCAAGACAGAAATGGCAAAGGAGAAATTTGTAAGAAACAAGCCGCACCTCAACATAGGAACGATAGGCCATATCGACCACGGTAAGACGACCCTTACAGCGGCGATCACAAAGACGCTTGCGAGACATGGCGGAGCGGACTTTACGCCGTTCGACATGATCGACAAGGCGCCTGAAGAGAGAGAGCGCGGCATCACCATCAACATATCCCACGTTGAATACCAGACAGCGACGCGCCACTATGCACACATCGACTGCCCCGGTCACGCTGACTACATCAAGAACATGATCACCGGAGCGGCTCAGATGGACGGAGCGATCCTGGTCGTATCGGCGGCGGACGGCCCCATGCCGCAGACGCGAGAGCACGTGCTTCTTGCGCGTCAGGTCAACGTTCCTGCGCTCGTAGTATTCATGAACAAGTGCGACATGGTCGACGACCCCGAACTTCTTGACCTTGTCGAGATGGAGATCAGGGACCTTCTCAACAAGTACGAGTTCCCCGGAGACGACATCCCCATCGTTCGCGGCAGCGCTCTGAAGGCTCTTGAGAGCGATGAGGGCAACGACTGGACAGCTAAGATCGACGAACTTATGCAGGCATGCGACGACTACATTCCTGCGCCTGTCCGCGAAGTGGACCTTCCCTTCCTTATGCCGATCGAAGACGTATTCACCATCACGGGGCGCGGCACAGTCGTAACGGGCAGGGTCGAGAAGGGCATAATCAGGCCTGGCGACGAAGTTGCGATAGTAGGCATGAAAGACACCCAGAAGACAGTAGCGACCAGCCTTGAGATGTTCCGCAAGATCCTTGACGATGCGGAAGCGGGAGACAACGTGGGAGTACTTCTGCGCGGCACCGGCAAGGATGACGTAGAGCGCGGTCAGGTTTTGGCGAAGCCGGGAAGCATCACCCCGCACAAGCACTTCAAGGGTGAAGTTTACGTACTGAAGAAGGAAGAGGGAGGGCGCCACACGCCGTTCTTCTCAGGCTACAAGCCCCAGTTCTACTTCCGTACGACGGACGTGACGGGCGAGATCAAGCTTGCTGAGGGCATCGAGATGGTAATGCCTG
This genomic interval carries:
- the tuf gene encoding elongation factor Tu, whose translation is MAKEKFVRNKPHLNIGTIGHIDHGKTTLTAAITKTLARHGGADFTPFDMIDKAPEERERGITINISHVEYQTATRHYAHIDCPGHADYIKNMITGAAQMDGAILVVSAADGPMPQTREHVLLARQVNVPALVVFMNKCDMVDDPELLDLVEMEIRDLLNKYEFPGDDIPIVRGSALKALESDEGNDWTAKIDELMQACDDYIPAPVREVDLPFLMPIEDVFTITGRGTVVTGRVEKGIIRPGDEVAIVGMKDTQKTVATSLEMFRKILDDAEAGDNVGVLLRGTGKDDVERGQVLAKPGSITPHKHFKGEVYVLKKEEGGRHTPFFSGYKPQFYFRTTDVTGEIKLAEGIEMVMPGDNSTFEVNLIVPIAMQPGLRFAVREGGRTVGAGVVTEIID